One Clostridium estertheticum DNA segment encodes these proteins:
- a CDS encoding HNH endonuclease domain-containing protein codes for MIKINLSNKIEERHKDYFKNKILPKLIESKTQHYIHDPAREAHRINLDVFRFQKKFTKQHNHFIGFVKNNYKAFAIGKPYDLKQLNEKIKKFFPIIYKMLKVSSNNAKEESYNSYLYKLFGYENFKVKDLYYYISKKGKKEANRSKNCEEVRIKIVGLLISNYPNLSNQINNRLMPIGKVLSAVEFEKEFKKLTDINITMDNFKQIDIFGDEWSDYAFVMESGLRVCPYCNRQYITPIFSDSGKMRADIDHFLPKSRYAYFSMSIYNLVPVCKSCNQSLKGSKESGFDDINPYEDSINDYFSFKANILTNEISIDKTHGKSKDVTLHTEKFKIGALYNYHRNQVDELIKKRIAYPDSYIKKLFNDNKDYFNDENEVKQLIVGYIKDKCRLNDEAFLKLRRDIAEQLGFMDNKQDDVLIAQLKEILDRK; via the coding sequence ATGATAAAGATTAATTTATCCAATAAAATAGAGGAGAGGCACAAAGATTATTTTAAAAATAAAATCTTACCTAAACTTATTGAGAGTAAAACTCAACATTATATACATGATCCGGCTAGAGAAGCTCATCGAATTAATTTAGATGTTTTTCGCTTCCAGAAAAAATTCACAAAACAACATAATCATTTTATAGGTTTTGTTAAAAATAACTATAAGGCTTTTGCAATAGGCAAACCATATGATCTTAAACAATTGAATGAAAAGATTAAGAAATTTTTTCCTATTATTTATAAAATGCTTAAAGTAAGCTCAAATAATGCAAAAGAGGAGTCTTATAATAGTTATTTATACAAATTATTTGGTTATGAGAATTTTAAGGTAAAAGATTTATACTATTATATTAGTAAAAAAGGTAAGAAAGAAGCTAATCGAAGTAAGAATTGTGAAGAAGTCCGGATAAAAATAGTAGGTCTTTTAATTAGTAATTATCCCAATTTAAGTAACCAAATTAATAATAGATTAATGCCTATAGGAAAAGTCTTATCAGCAGTTGAATTTGAAAAAGAATTCAAGAAATTAACAGATATTAACATTACAATGGATAATTTCAAGCAAATTGATATTTTTGGAGATGAATGGAGTGATTATGCGTTCGTTATGGAAAGTGGCCTAAGAGTATGTCCATATTGCAATCGCCAATACATAACTCCTATTTTTTCAGATAGTGGAAAAATGAGAGCCGACATTGATCATTTTTTACCTAAAAGTAGATATGCTTACTTCTCTATGTCAATTTACAATTTAGTACCAGTATGCAAATCATGTAATCAATCTTTGAAAGGGTCTAAAGAAAGTGGATTTGATGATATTAATCCCTATGAAGATAGTATAAATGATTATTTTTCATTTAAAGCAAATATTCTTACAAATGAGATATCAATTGATAAAACTCATGGCAAATCAAAAGATGTAACATTACATACTGAAAAGTTTAAAATAGGAGCACTATATAATTATCATAGAAATCAAGTAGATGAATTAATTAAAAAGAGAATAGCATATCCAGATAGCTATATAAAAAAATTATTTAATGATAATAAGGATTATTTCAATGATGAGAATGAAGTGAAGCAACTTATTGTAGGATATATAAAAGACAAATGTAGATTAAATGATGAAGCCTTTCTTAAATTAAGACGTGATATAGCAGAACAGCTTGGCTTTATGGATAATAAGCAAGACGATGTGCTAATAGCACAACTAAAGGAAATATTAGATAGAAAATAG
- a CDS encoding AAA family ATPase, translated as MELIYLWINKTQNNFIEKSGVCFNKSYNILFDVEKRKLSIEYNNLYYNIFENDIISNVSAIVGKNGSGKTTLLNYIYNMEVMPNQKEEREEYLITKKQQEEIERTLQVFRFKVKDKWQLNVYHNFEYDIEVVQKGILISNVNNDEYDFGSFVQSEKELFNITKVYLTNSSYYESNGYYLEYGKTSKVALNISTIGVLSKSFYRKLVGFPIGIIKDNLFYGLQDMIITTKTQQNLQEICDIIYFDYILRKNKTFEGKIQTELHITNIITPKLIHNVPGKSPSTYYSNQDFPSIIKNKIENWKLLYRNFAISYNNIIDGLYLNLLFELYFIDESISSKLKTLKGIEDVIKCIGNYLEHSSIEYKDYYLMAVSEIEEYSKIIVNTHEFNNGWPKDDVAHIYGKVINYENNPDLYLNFTAFINKCAFSEKSFVLKYIKIDNLEMSSGERSYLNFFSWLNTLKFLNHISQEIIKSTKDNILLLIDEIDLYCHPEWQSNFIEFLLDELKNQFSGKRIQVIFTTHSPITLADIPDTNVVYLEKGQVKEKEGKTFGQNIYNLFKDSFYLENTMGKFSERIIGGVYDKLNYIIDNQLSNVSKYYEDIEYCKYIISIIGESVIKISLESKIQQIEDEYKSTRLKNIISEYTDLSKDEKERLIKYIINTNQEDN; from the coding sequence ATGGAGCTAATTTATTTATGGATAAATAAAACACAAAATAATTTTATTGAAAAAAGTGGAGTATGTTTTAATAAATCTTATAATATATTATTTGATGTAGAAAAAAGGAAGTTAAGTATAGAATATAATAATTTATACTATAATATTTTTGAAAATGACATTATTAGTAATGTTAGCGCAATCGTTGGTAAAAATGGTTCAGGAAAGACTACTTTGCTAAACTATATATATAACATGGAAGTTATGCCTAACCAAAAGGAAGAAAGAGAAGAATATCTTATTACTAAAAAACAACAGGAGGAAATTGAAAGAACACTTCAAGTTTTTAGATTTAAAGTGAAGGATAAATGGCAATTAAATGTTTATCATAATTTTGAATATGATATAGAAGTTGTTCAGAAAGGTATATTGATTAGTAATGTTAATAATGACGAATACGATTTTGGAAGTTTTGTGCAGAGTGAAAAAGAGTTATTTAACATTACAAAGGTTTATTTGACGAACAGTAGTTATTATGAAAGTAATGGGTATTATTTGGAATATGGTAAAACAAGTAAAGTAGCTTTAAATATTTCGACTATAGGGGTTTTATCCAAAAGTTTCTATAGAAAATTAGTGGGGTTTCCTATAGGAATAATTAAAGACAATCTTTTTTATGGATTGCAGGATATGATTATTACAACAAAAACTCAACAAAACCTGCAAGAGATATGCGATATTATTTACTTTGATTATATTTTAAGAAAAAATAAGACCTTTGAAGGAAAAATACAGACTGAGTTACATATTACAAACATTATTACTCCAAAATTGATTCATAATGTACCTGGTAAATCACCATCTACATATTATTCAAATCAAGATTTTCCTAGTATTATTAAAAATAAGATAGAAAATTGGAAGCTTTTATATAGAAATTTTGCTATTAGTTATAATAATATTATTGATGGATTATATTTAAATCTTCTGTTTGAATTGTATTTTATAGATGAAAGTATTAGTAGTAAATTAAAAACTCTTAAAGGAATCGAAGATGTAATAAAATGCATAGGTAACTATTTAGAACATAGCAGTATCGAATACAAAGATTATTACTTAATGGCAGTAAGCGAAATTGAAGAGTATAGTAAAATTATAGTTAATACACATGAATTTAATAATGGTTGGCCAAAGGATGATGTGGCACATATTTATGGAAAAGTGATTAATTATGAGAATAATCCTGACTTGTATTTGAACTTTACAGCATTCATTAATAAATGTGCTTTTAGTGAGAAGTCTTTTGTTTTAAAATATATAAAAATTGATAACCTTGAAATGTCGTCTGGAGAGAGGTCTTATTTGAATTTCTTTTCTTGGTTAAATACCTTGAAATTTTTAAATCACATTTCGCAAGAGATTATCAAGAGTACAAAAGACAACATATTGTTATTAATTGATGAAATTGATTTATATTGCCATCCTGAATGGCAAAGTAATTTTATTGAATTTCTATTAGATGAACTTAAAAATCAGTTTTCAGGGAAAAGAATTCAAGTTATATTTACAACACATTCGCCTATTACTCTTGCAGATATACCTGATACTAATGTTGTTTATTTAGAAAAGGGACAAGTTAAGGAAAAAGAAGGAAAAACATTTGGACAAAACATTTATAATTTATTTAAAGATTCATTTTACTTAGAAAACACAATGGGGAAATTTTCTGAGAGAATTATCGGAGGTGTTTATGATAAATTAAACTATATTATAGATAATCAATTATCTAATGTTTCTAAGTATTATGAAGATATAGAGTATTGCAAATATATCATTAGTATTATTGGTGAATCGGTAATAAAAATCTCTTTAGAATCTAAAATACAACAAATAGAAGATGAATATAAGTCAACAAGGTTAAAAAATATTATAAGTGAGTATACTGATTTATCCAAAGACGAAAAAGAAAGATTAATTAAATATATAATAAATACTAATCAGGAGGATAATTAA
- a CDS encoding AAA family ATPase, translated as MELLYIWIEEYECFKETEFNFSDKFKFCYRPKEVTLICNKGMNSSLGFWGEQITNLSVIVGDNGAGKTTLLKRIIDCISYEGNYLEKSCFFVFFDKESSNIKIFVNGNFIHKLHIENNIIDLGEPEIFPYSYMNTIGNERDKGNSVPELLKNKLIYLQNVLDINDYLHEKNGQIYDFSIGGLIRHDYKNNVESGHIELSSDKLVNFFNNEIYRQLDFVQSYKTNNSENILPFEMPNKLQVSFVDNKHYMKDICEQLKRYADIESENLTPYKQNFYKKVDKLVYMINEKLHQNSKQTWCDLMVNSLVLNVIKEIAMSPIVPERREVELFSFFKAYETLNENENEDILSFCTSFFNEVEKDLSRKNSLYAERLEPYKDFVEWLNRNYERLNLYFSKTELGLINHLSFSIQMEKNNREIFEEFFVFYRRTCTSFYYLNFSWGLSSGENNLLSLYARLYSALKSKIDGSRGVEVVNNFSIGETKCNNILLLIDEADLSYHPEWQRLFIHSLILFLPSIFKDCDLQIILTTHSPIILSDVPKSNVIYLQQRKNDSKNLHKETFGQNIYTLFNDAFFLKESEEKFVLGKFAEEKIRKASKFLESIIVEKSNLNIFKYNDLEMDDAKRIISFIGEPIIKSALQEKLKKASDILQENNSKSEELSEIIGKYDKLSYEEQKELIKYIVQKEV; from the coding sequence ATGGAATTGTTGTATATTTGGATAGAAGAGTATGAATGTTTTAAAGAAACAGAATTTAATTTTAGTGATAAATTTAAATTTTGTTATCGACCGAAAGAAGTAACATTGATCTGTAATAAAGGGATGAATTCAAGTTTAGGGTTTTGGGGTGAGCAAATCACCAATTTGAGTGTTATTGTAGGAGATAACGGAGCTGGAAAAACAACGCTACTAAAACGTATTATAGATTGCATTTCCTATGAAGGTAACTACTTAGAGAAAAGTTGTTTTTTTGTTTTTTTTGATAAAGAGAGTTCCAATATTAAAATTTTCGTTAATGGGAACTTTATACATAAGTTACATATTGAAAATAATATAATAGATTTAGGAGAACCTGAAATATTTCCATATAGTTATATGAATACAATTGGTAATGAAAGAGATAAAGGCAACTCAGTGCCTGAACTCCTAAAAAATAAATTAATCTATCTACAAAATGTTTTAGATATTAACGACTATTTGCATGAAAAAAATGGACAGATATATGATTTTTCAATTGGTGGTCTGATAAGACACGATTATAAGAATAATGTTGAAAGTGGTCATATAGAATTGTCGTCTGATAAATTAGTTAATTTCTTCAATAATGAAATTTATAGGCAATTGGATTTTGTACAGAGTTATAAAACAAATAATTCTGAGAATATACTCCCTTTTGAAATGCCTAATAAACTTCAAGTATCATTTGTAGACAATAAACATTATATGAAGGATATTTGTGAGCAATTAAAAAGATATGCGGACATTGAAAGTGAAAATTTGACGCCATATAAGCAGAATTTTTATAAAAAAGTAGATAAACTTGTCTATATGATTAATGAAAAGCTACATCAGAATAGTAAACAGACATGGTGTGATTTAATGGTAAATAGTTTAGTTTTAAATGTAATAAAAGAAATCGCTATGTCACCTATAGTACCAGAGAGAAGAGAAGTTGAATTATTTAGTTTTTTTAAGGCATACGAAACATTAAATGAAAATGAAAATGAAGATATATTATCTTTTTGTACCAGCTTTTTTAATGAAGTAGAAAAAGATCTAAGTAGAAAAAATTCTTTATATGCAGAACGGCTTGAGCCATATAAAGATTTTGTCGAATGGCTTAATCGAAATTATGAAAGACTAAACCTTTATTTTTCAAAGACTGAATTGGGATTGATAAATCATTTATCTTTTTCAATCCAAATGGAAAAAAATAATCGTGAAATATTTGAAGAATTTTTTGTTTTTTATAGAAGGACATGTACTTCATTTTATTATTTAAATTTTTCATGGGGACTTAGTTCTGGAGAAAACAACCTCTTAAGTCTATATGCAAGATTATATTCAGCCTTAAAATCTAAAATAGATGGTAGTAGAGGAGTGGAAGTAGTTAACAACTTCTCAATAGGTGAAACTAAGTGCAATAATATACTATTACTTATTGATGAAGCAGATTTATCGTATCATCCGGAGTGGCAAAGACTCTTTATTCATTCTCTAATACTTTTTTTACCTTCCATATTTAAGGATTGTGACTTACAAATTATCTTAACAACACATTCTCCGATTATATTATCGGATGTTCCAAAGAGTAATGTTATATATTTGCAGCAAAGGAAAAATGATTCGAAAAATTTGCATAAGGAAACCTTTGGACAGAATATATACACTTTATTTAATGATGCATTTTTTTTAAAAGAATCGGAGGAGAAGTTTGTACTAGGTAAATTTGCAGAAGAAAAAATAAGAAAAGCAAGTAAATTTTTGGAGTCAATTATAGTAGAAAAGAGTAATCTAAATATTTTTAAATATAATGATTTAGAGATGGATGATGCAAAGAGAATTATTAGTTTTATTGGTGAGCCAATTATTAAATCTGCTTTGCAAGAGAAACTAAAAAAAGCATCGGACATACTTCAAGAAAACAATAGTAAATCTGAAGAACTCAGTGAAATAATAGGAAAGTATGACAAACTATCATATGAAGAGCAAAAAGAATTAATTAAGTATATAGTTCAAAAGGAAGTGTAA
- a CDS encoding HEPN domain-containing protein — protein MRHPHLTSFIKQTFSVYARFSGEKRKTLERLHSGLHFSSERLVFPAPFTSLGSCIEDFVLCVIPETESHYITKVERRKIDQSFASWVSGNIIPLLGDIDKSDFNESGIKQKLSALIQRNLKSRISNLFKNYNLDYEQDWVSDFVKKRNTAAHGNYVFEKDDYLIWTRMASLLERILLKELDFKGEYIDWSEIPPAIKEINKRDS, from the coding sequence ATGAGGCACCCTCATTTAACATCCTTTATTAAGCAGACATTTAGTGTATATGCTAGATTTAGTGGAGAGAAGAGAAAAACTCTTGAAAGGCTACATAGTGGGTTGCACTTTTCTTCAGAAAGACTTGTATTCCCAGCTCCATTCACTTCATTGGGATCTTGTATCGAAGATTTTGTACTATGTGTAATACCTGAAACAGAGTCGCATTATATAACAAAGGTTGAGAGAAGAAAAATAGATCAGAGTTTTGCATCATGGGTGTCAGGAAACATAATCCCTCTTTTAGGTGATATTGATAAGTCTGACTTTAATGAATCTGGTATAAAACAAAAATTATCGGCATTAATTCAAAGAAATCTTAAATCCAGAATAAGTAATTTATTTAAAAATTATAATTTGGATTATGAACAAGATTGGGTATCAGACTTCGTTAAAAAGAGAAATACTGCAGCACATGGTAATTATGTTTTTGAAAAAGATGATTATCTCATTTGGACGCGTATGGCATCGTTGTTAGAAAGGATATTACTAAAAGAACTTGATTTTAAAGGAGAGTATATTGATTGGTCAGAAATCCCACCGGCAATAAAGGAAATTAATAAGCGAGATAGTTAA
- a CDS encoding DUF1861 family protein: MKTCEELLNEYLKSKPKIYDVGKINFTNVGENDVYNISAPFMDKGKLIIAGRVEARDSECSTVYFFQEDGANWIPVEGYPKLQLQDPFFIRINGELLIGGVEVFKHTEVEGALMWRTIFYKGNDITSLKRFFVGPDGMKDLRLVQLSDDRIGILTRPQGEKGGRGKIGFTIVSTLEELSINIIDEAPSFNILY; encoded by the coding sequence ATAAAAACTTGCGAAGAATTATTAAATGAATATTTAAAATCAAAGCCTAAAATATATGATGTAGGAAAAATAAATTTTACTAATGTAGGAGAAAATGATGTATATAATATATCAGCTCCATTTATGGATAAGGGTAAGTTGATTATTGCAGGTAGAGTTGAAGCTAGAGATAGTGAATGTTCAACAGTATATTTTTTTCAAGAAGATGGTGCAAATTGGATTCCAGTAGAAGGATACCCAAAGCTTCAACTTCAAGATCCGTTTTTCATAAGAATTAATGGAGAGTTATTAATTGGAGGAGTAGAAGTATTCAAGCATACAGAAGTAGAAGGTGCTTTAATGTGGAGAACTATATTTTATAAGGGCAATGATATAACTTCATTAAAAAGATTTTTTGTAGGACCAGATGGAATGAAAGATTTGAGACTAGTTCAATTATCTGATGATAGAATAGGTATTTTAACACGGCCACAAGGAGAAAAAGGTGGAAGGGGTAAAATTGGGTTCACAATAGTAAGTACACTAGAAGAATTAAGCATTAATATTATAGATGAGGCACCCTCATTTAACATCCTTTATTAA
- the ccsA gene encoding cytochrome c biogenesis protein CcsA, which produces MNLGELLLLIALIMSLGNLIVSLFFNKNKFVNFYANIFLFSSIFCITASTLLLIYYQFTFNFQYAYVFNHISRSLKPIYLISALWSGQEGSFLLWAMIAMWINLLARGEHKSYVVYTLISTVILVLAFSSAPFSLMDYIPTEGSGLNKALQDPWMVVHPPLVFIGYSAMGVLFSQSFSKFNRKWVIASWLFLGAGIFSGSLWAYRALGWGGYWAWDPIENAALVPFLILTAIVHNKKISHKLAMIPFILAVFGTFLARSGILQKTSVHSYASSSITLPLLIVFILSVLVLIVTLVKDRLRNGLRVKVKVNKAKTLSAFRYIIYIFAVYILFGTVLPIFSGVSTEISFYTPAALGFAIFSSVLFTVYMRNLFEKNFLKIIIINTIIIIIISATTAFSSFPWLIILWILMLPLIPKIVFFSTFKNIWAHVSHIGVLLLITGTITSSVFSEEGILIQSNLSKISSGKTMTIHKLLGDTIITEGLKYTTRPFIWLFWLGGFMILGGILGALCFSKRASSESYPTLG; this is translated from the coding sequence ATGAATCTGGGTGAATTATTGCTTCTTATTGCTTTAATAATGAGTTTAGGAAATTTAATTGTAAGTTTATTCTTTAATAAAAATAAGTTTGTAAATTTTTATGCGAATATATTTTTATTTAGTTCTATATTTTGTATAACGGCTTCTACGCTACTACTTATTTATTATCAATTTACTTTCAATTTTCAATATGCTTATGTATTTAATCATATTTCAAGATCGTTAAAACCAATTTACCTTATTTCAGCTCTTTGGTCAGGACAGGAAGGCTCTTTTCTTCTATGGGCAATGATTGCAATGTGGATTAATTTGCTGGCACGTGGAGAGCATAAGTCCTATGTTGTCTACACCTTAATAAGTACCGTTATTTTGGTCTTGGCTTTTTCAAGTGCTCCATTTTCTCTTATGGATTACATACCAACTGAAGGAAGTGGACTCAATAAAGCGCTTCAGGATCCATGGATGGTAGTACATCCACCTCTTGTATTTATAGGATACTCTGCAATGGGGGTGCTATTTTCTCAAAGCTTTAGCAAATTTAATAGAAAATGGGTAATTGCTTCTTGGCTATTTCTTGGGGCTGGAATATTTTCCGGGAGTTTGTGGGCTTACCGAGCACTAGGATGGGGTGGTTACTGGGCATGGGATCCTATTGAGAATGCAGCTTTAGTTCCCTTTCTTATTTTAACTGCAATTGTGCATAATAAAAAAATATCTCATAAGCTTGCTATGATTCCTTTTATTTTAGCTGTCTTTGGAACGTTTTTAGCAAGAAGTGGAATTTTACAGAAGACATCAGTACATTCTTATGCCTCATCTTCAATAACATTACCACTCTTAATTGTATTCATTCTTTCGGTTTTAGTATTGATAGTGACCCTAGTAAAGGACAGGCTAAGGAATGGTCTTAGAGTTAAGGTTAAGGTTAACAAAGCAAAGACTTTATCAGCATTTCGTTATATTATATATATTTTTGCAGTATATATATTGTTTGGAACTGTCTTACCTATTTTTTCAGGAGTTTCAACTGAAATTAGTTTTTATACTCCAGCAGCATTGGGTTTTGCCATTTTTTCTTCAGTACTTTTTACAGTATACATGCGTAATTTATTTGAAAAGAATTTTCTAAAAATAATAATTATAAACACTATCATAATAATAATTATTTCTGCTACTACAGCTTTTTCATCTTTCCCATGGCTAATTATACTTTGGATATTGATGCTTCCACTTATCCCTAAAATAGTATTTTTCAGTACTTTTAAAAATATTTGGGCACACGTCTCTCATATTGGAGTTTTACTACTTATAACTGGTACTATTACATCTTCTGTATTTAGTGAAGAGGGAATTTTAATACAGTCAAATTTATCGAAAATCTCTTCAGGAAAAACTATGACTATTCATAAATTATTAGGTGATACCATCATTACTGAAGGTTTAAAATATACAACAAGACCTTTTATTTGGTTATTTTGGTTAGGAGGATTTATGATACTCGGGGGAATTCTTGGCGCACTTTGCTTCTCAAAAAGAGCAAGTAGTGAATCTTACCCTACACTGGGGTAG
- a CDS encoding alpha/beta hydrolase fold domain-containing protein, whose translation MKYAKEHAEEFRIDPDKIAIGGHSAGANFSTAICLKDAETKELGTKGLILDYPPLDIFTDPYLKPHPKRSLSTKMGRIFNVCYCDNKEERKNPLISPVFATIDQVQSFPPTLILTAGRDSLYKEAEDFRDKLLQAGVTVTHKRFEDSVHGFTLSDKPDAVEGWQMMIDFLKQNLWQK comes from the coding sequence ATAAAGTATGCAAAGGAGCATGCAGAAGAGTTTAGAATAGACCCTGATAAGATTGCAATCGGCGGTCACAGTGCCGGAGCTAACTTTAGCACAGCAATATGCCTGAAGGATGCTGAAACGAAAGAGCTGGGCACAAAAGGCCTGATATTGGACTACCCTCCATTAGATATTTTCACGGACCCATATCTTAAGCCACATCCAAAACGTTCTCTATCTACGAAAATGGGCCGCATATTTAATGTATGCTACTGCGACAACAAAGAGGAAAGAAAAAATCCGCTGATATCGCCTGTTTTTGCTACCATTGACCAAGTGCAATCATTTCCTCCCACACTGATCTTAACAGCAGGCCGGGATTCGCTTTACAAAGAAGCGGAGGATTTCAGAGATAAACTTCTGCAGGCAGGCGTAACTGTAACCCATAAGCGTTTTGAAGACTCAGTCCATGGCTTCACATTGAGCGATAAGCCGGATGCTGTGGAAGGGTGGCAGATGATGATTGACTTTCTGAAGCAGAATTTGTGGCAAAAATAA
- a CDS encoding CD1247 N-terminal domain-containing protein: MNSIISRVSYLNGLIEGLGITNETKEGKAITELANILKDMAIEVEDLQRAQEEIEDYIGAIDDDLCDVEDEIFENEDENDEDEDECCDVHLECPHCNETIYLDKNIFNEKEKITCPSCHELIVLDCED, from the coding sequence ATGAATTCTATTATTTCTAGAGTTTCCTACTTAAACGGCTTAATTGAAGGATTAGGTATTACTAATGAAACTAAGGAAGGAAAAGCAATTACTGAACTTGCTAATATCCTAAAAGATATGGCAATAGAAGTTGAAGATCTTCAAAGAGCTCAAGAAGAAATTGAAGATTACATTGGTGCTATCGATGATGACTTATGTGACGTTGAAGATGAAATTTTTGAAAATGAAGATGAAAATGATGAGGATGAAGATGAATGTTGTGACGTTCATCTAGAATGCCCTCATTGTAATGAAACTATATATTTAGATAAAAATATTTTCAATGAAAAAGAAAAAATAACATGCCCAAGTTGCCATGAACTAATTGTATTAGATTGTGAAGATTAA
- a CDS encoding CBS domain-containing protein, giving the protein MKLRDVMTKEVTSLNVDDTVEKAAQIMKEKKVGSIPVCRDGKIEGMVTDRDITLRSIAQGENISSIKVSSIMSLNPITGDLNMDVHEAANLMAENQIRRLPVVDNNAVVGILSLGDLAVEPKFVNEAGDALSEISENTTSTT; this is encoded by the coding sequence ATGAAATTAAGAGACGTGATGACTAAGGAAGTTACAAGTTTAAATGTTGATGACACTGTTGAAAAAGCAGCACAGATTATGAAGGAAAAAAAAGTAGGATCAATTCCTGTATGCAGAGATGGTAAAATTGAAGGGATGGTTACAGACCGTGATATAACACTTAGGTCTATAGCGCAAGGTGAAAATATTTCAAGTATTAAAGTTAGTAGTATTATGTCATTAAATCCTATAACAGGGGATTTAAACATGGATGTACACGAAGCAGCAAACTTGATGGCAGAAAATCAAATTCGAAGATTACCAGTCGTTGATAACAACGCCGTTGTGGGAATACTTTCTCTTGGAGATTTGGCGGTTGAGCCTAAGTTCGTAAATGAAGCAGGTGACGCACTTTCCGAAATATCGGAAAATACTACATCGACAACCTAA